In Pengzhenrongella sicca, a single genomic region encodes these proteins:
- a CDS encoding CTP synthase codes for MADRAKRLPGRSNNTTRHIFVTGGVASSLGKGLTASSLGRLLRARGIRVTMQKLDPYLNVDPGTMNPFQHGEVFVTEDGAETDLDIGHYERFLDVNLTAPANVTTGQIYSTVIAKERRGEFLGDTVQVIPHITDEIKLRMRAQAGPDVDVIITEIGGTVGDIESLPFLESARQVRHDLGRDNVFFLHVSLVPYIGPSAELKTKPTQHSVAALRSIGIQPDALVLRADRDLPEPIKRKIALMSDVDIEAVIACADAPSIYDIPRVLHTEGLDAYVVRRLDLPFRDVDWAAWEKVTDRVHNPQHHVEVALVGKYIDLPDAYLSVTEALRAGGFAQNAKVVIRWVASDDCETPAGAKAALDGVDAILVPGGFGVRGIEGMFGALTWARENLVPTLGICLGLQTMVIEYARSLLGLTDASSSEFDPGTENPVVATMAEQLAIVGGDGDLGGTMRLGSYEAVLEPGSVVAKAYGTERVTERHRHRYEVNNSYRKQLEDAGMVFSGLSPDSSLVEFVELPRETHPYYVATQAHPEFKSRPTRAHPLFAGLIGAALEFQHADEIA; via the coding sequence GTGGCAGACCGAGCAAAAAGACTCCCCGGGCGATCGAATAACACGACCCGGCACATCTTCGTAACCGGAGGCGTAGCCTCCTCCCTGGGTAAGGGGCTGACGGCGTCGAGCCTCGGCCGACTCCTGCGGGCCCGGGGTATCCGGGTCACGATGCAGAAGTTAGACCCGTACCTGAACGTCGATCCGGGCACGATGAACCCGTTCCAGCACGGCGAGGTGTTCGTCACCGAAGACGGGGCTGAGACCGACCTGGACATCGGGCACTACGAGCGCTTCCTCGACGTGAACCTCACCGCGCCCGCCAACGTGACCACCGGCCAGATCTACTCGACGGTGATCGCCAAGGAGCGGCGCGGCGAGTTCCTCGGTGACACGGTGCAGGTCATCCCGCACATCACCGACGAGATCAAGCTCCGCATGCGCGCGCAGGCGGGCCCCGACGTCGACGTCATCATCACCGAGATCGGTGGCACGGTCGGCGACATCGAGTCCCTGCCGTTCCTCGAGTCCGCGCGCCAGGTGCGGCACGACCTCGGCCGGGACAACGTCTTCTTCCTGCACGTGTCGCTCGTGCCGTACATCGGCCCGAGCGCCGAGCTCAAGACCAAGCCGACGCAGCACTCCGTTGCCGCGCTGCGCTCGATCGGGATCCAGCCGGACGCCCTCGTGCTGCGCGCGGACCGCGACCTGCCGGAACCGATCAAGCGCAAGATCGCGCTGATGTCCGACGTCGACATCGAGGCCGTCATCGCCTGCGCGGACGCCCCGAGCATCTACGACATCCCGCGCGTGCTGCACACCGAGGGCCTCGACGCCTACGTCGTGCGGCGCCTCGACCTGCCGTTCCGGGACGTCGACTGGGCCGCGTGGGAGAAGGTGACCGACCGGGTGCACAACCCTCAGCACCACGTCGAGGTCGCCCTCGTCGGCAAGTACATCGACCTGCCTGACGCGTACCTGTCCGTGACCGAGGCGCTGCGCGCCGGCGGCTTCGCGCAGAACGCGAAGGTCGTCATCCGCTGGGTCGCGTCGGACGACTGCGAGACCCCGGCGGGGGCGAAGGCCGCGCTCGACGGCGTCGACGCGATCCTCGTCCCGGGCGGCTTCGGCGTGCGCGGGATCGAGGGCATGTTCGGCGCGCTCACGTGGGCGCGCGAGAACCTCGTGCCGACTCTCGGCATCTGCCTGGGCCTGCAGACGATGGTCATCGAGTACGCGCGCTCGTTGCTCGGGCTCACGGACGCGTCGTCGTCCGAGTTCGATCCCGGGACGGAGAACCCGGTCGTGGCGACCATGGCCGAGCAGCTCGCGATCGTCGGCGGCGACGGGGACCTGGGCGGCACCATGCGGCTCGGCTCCTACGAGGCCGTGCTCGAGCCCGGCTCGGTCGTGGCCAAGGCCTACGGGACCGAGCGTGTCACGGAGCGGCACCGCCACCGCTACGAGGTGAACAACTCCTACCGCAAGCAGCTCGAGGATGCCGGCATGGTGTTCTCCGGGCTCTCGCCGGACTCCTCGCTCGTGGAGTTCGTGGAGCTTCCGCGCGAGACGCACCCGTACTACGTCGCGACGCAGGCGCACCCGGAGTTCAAGTCCCGCCCGACCCGCGCGCACCCGCTGTTCGCCGGGCTCATCGGCGCGGCGCTCGAGTTCCAGCACGCCGACGAGATCGCCTGA
- a CDS encoding NUDIX domain-containing protein, giving the protein MPADEPAVLDHLEPRLVVGSEVAFHGVIWDIVAEDVDLGGVDGESRVVRREFVRHPGAVVVIVLDDDERVLLQRQYRHPVRRDLWEPPAGLLDIADEDARDAAARELAEEADLVAERWDVLLDYYTSPGGSDEAIRVFLARGIRGVPAADRFEREDEECDMLARWVPLTEAVALVLAGAVHNPSTIVGLLAAAAARAAGWSTLRPADSPWPERQTLTR; this is encoded by the coding sequence GTGCCGGCGGACGAGCCGGCCGTGCTCGACCACCTCGAGCCCCGGCTGGTCGTCGGCTCCGAGGTCGCGTTCCACGGGGTGATCTGGGACATCGTGGCCGAGGACGTCGACCTCGGCGGGGTCGACGGCGAGAGCAGGGTCGTGCGCCGCGAGTTCGTGCGGCACCCCGGCGCGGTCGTCGTCATCGTGCTCGACGACGACGAGCGGGTCCTGCTGCAGCGGCAGTACCGCCACCCCGTGCGCCGCGACCTGTGGGAGCCGCCGGCGGGACTGCTCGACATCGCTGACGAGGACGCCCGCGACGCCGCCGCGCGCGAGCTCGCGGAGGAGGCGGACCTCGTGGCCGAGCGCTGGGACGTGCTGCTCGACTACTACACCAGCCCGGGCGGCAGCGACGAGGCGATCCGGGTCTTCCTCGCGCGCGGCATCCGCGGGGTCCCGGCCGCCGACCGGTTCGAGCGCGAGGACGAGGAATGCGACATGCTCGCGCGCTGGGTCCCGTTGACCGAGGCGGTCGCCCTGGTGCTCGCGGGAGCGGTGCACAACCCGTCGACCATCGTCGGGCTGCTCGCCGCCGCCGCGGCGCGCGCGGCGGGCTGGTCGACCCTGCGCCCGGCCGACTCGCCCTGGCCCGAGCGGCAGACCCTGACGCGCTGA
- a CDS encoding GNAT family N-acetyltransferase — protein sequence MATTGATSPRIRAYAPRDWAALYDVCLRTGADGADASGQYTDPRLLGSVYAGPYVAFEPELAFVLDDGERVQGYVLGALDTTSFERRCEREWWPALRERYPAAAWAPGSADGEVVALLHDPPTADPAVTALYPSHLHIDLLPAAQGTGFGRRLIETFTAAARAAGSPGVHLVVSRTNTNAVGFYRRMSFVELDGPAEPGAGVTMGLRIGSISE from the coding sequence ATGGCCACGACCGGCGCGACCTCGCCCCGCATCCGCGCGTACGCGCCCCGCGACTGGGCCGCGTTGTACGACGTGTGCCTGCGCACGGGCGCCGACGGCGCGGACGCGAGCGGGCAGTACACCGACCCGCGCCTGCTCGGGTCGGTGTACGCCGGCCCCTACGTCGCGTTCGAGCCCGAGCTCGCGTTCGTGCTCGACGACGGCGAGCGGGTCCAGGGCTACGTGCTCGGCGCGCTCGACACCACGTCGTTCGAGCGCCGGTGCGAGCGCGAGTGGTGGCCCGCGCTGCGCGAGCGGTACCCGGCGGCGGCCTGGGCGCCCGGCAGCGCTGACGGCGAGGTGGTCGCGCTGCTGCACGACCCGCCGACGGCCGATCCGGCGGTCACCGCGCTGTACCCGTCGCACCTGCACATCGACCTCCTGCCCGCGGCCCAGGGCACCGGGTTCGGGCGTCGCCTGATCGAGACGTTCACGGCCGCCGCGCGCGCGGCCGGCTCCCCCGGGGTCCACCTCGTGGTCTCGCGGACCAACACGAACGCGGTCGGCTTCTACCGGCGGATGAGCTTCGTCGAGCTGGATGGCCCTGCTGAGCCCGGCGCCGGCGTGACGATGGGACTGCGGATCGGGTCGATTTCGGAATAG
- the murJ gene encoding murein biosynthesis integral membrane protein MurJ, with product MSGPASTRPLRRTLSGLAGAAALIALITIAARVVGFGRWLAQSASVGANATGTAYGTANLLPNVLFEVVAGGALAGAIVPLLAGPLAKNLRGDVDRISSALLTWALAVLLPMSVLLALLARPLVALLIPAARPDADPAVTQATVDLAGQLLVVFAPQIVLYGIGVVLTGILQAQRRFVWPAAAPLASSAVVIASYLVFHSIAGGSVNDPAALTPEAVAWLAWGTTAGVAAMSLPLLIPVLHSGVTLRPTFAFPSGVGVRARRLALAGVGGLLAQQAAVLVTVKLANSRGELGGTLNIFQYSQAVYFLPYAVLAVPLATAAFPRLAEHAATGDLKRYARLVATSTRAVLLVSAAGAASLAAAAPAVTFVFSAVDASNDTAALAAMEPTLVWLAPGLLGYALIFQLSRVLFALERGRAAVLAVVTGWLAVVVASVVAVLALTADGPSGADALRGLAIGNTIGMTVAGVVLLVAVRRSAGPAALAGVPRTLLVAGASAALGALGGRWVVDSVLDLTGSNAASAIVSALGGAALSVLVVVAATWFADRTTILGALAADRPGTRGQTGPGARRG from the coding sequence GTGAGCGGCCCGGCATCGACCCGTCCGCTTCGCCGCACGCTGTCCGGCCTCGCCGGCGCGGCGGCGCTCATCGCGCTCATCACGATCGCGGCGCGCGTCGTCGGATTCGGGCGCTGGCTCGCGCAGTCCGCGTCCGTCGGCGCCAACGCGACCGGCACGGCCTACGGGACCGCGAACCTGCTGCCCAACGTCCTGTTCGAGGTGGTCGCCGGCGGCGCGCTCGCCGGGGCGATCGTGCCGCTGCTCGCCGGGCCGCTCGCGAAGAACCTGCGCGGCGACGTCGACCGCATCTCCTCGGCGCTGCTGACCTGGGCGCTCGCGGTCCTGCTCCCGATGTCGGTGCTGCTCGCGCTGCTCGCTCGGCCGCTCGTCGCCCTGCTCATTCCGGCCGCGCGCCCGGACGCCGACCCGGCCGTCACGCAGGCGACCGTGGACCTGGCGGGCCAGCTGCTCGTCGTGTTCGCGCCGCAGATCGTGCTGTACGGCATCGGGGTCGTGCTCACCGGGATCCTGCAGGCCCAGCGCCGGTTCGTCTGGCCGGCCGCGGCCCCGCTCGCCTCGAGCGCCGTCGTCATCGCGAGCTACCTCGTGTTCCACTCGATCGCCGGCGGCTCCGTCAACGACCCCGCGGCGCTGACCCCCGAGGCGGTCGCCTGGCTCGCCTGGGGCACGACGGCGGGCGTCGCGGCCATGAGCCTGCCGCTGCTGATTCCGGTGCTGCACTCGGGCGTCACGCTGCGCCCGACCTTCGCGTTCCCGTCCGGCGTCGGGGTCCGGGCGCGCCGCCTCGCCCTCGCGGGCGTCGGCGGGCTGCTGGCGCAGCAGGCCGCGGTGCTGGTGACGGTCAAGCTCGCGAACTCGCGCGGCGAGCTCGGCGGCACGCTGAACATCTTCCAGTACTCGCAAGCCGTGTACTTCCTGCCGTACGCCGTGCTCGCCGTGCCGCTCGCGACCGCCGCGTTCCCGCGGCTCGCCGAGCACGCCGCGACGGGCGACCTGAAGCGCTACGCGCGCCTCGTGGCCACGAGCACGCGTGCCGTGCTGCTCGTGAGCGCGGCCGGCGCGGCGTCGCTCGCCGCCGCCGCACCGGCCGTGACCTTCGTGTTCTCGGCGGTCGACGCGAGCAACGACACCGCCGCGCTCGCGGCGATGGAGCCGACCCTCGTGTGGCTCGCGCCTGGGCTGCTGGGCTACGCCCTGATCTTCCAGCTCTCCCGGGTGCTGTTCGCGCTCGAGCGGGGACGGGCGGCGGTGCTCGCCGTCGTGACGGGCTGGCTCGCCGTCGTGGTCGCGTCCGTCGTGGCGGTGCTCGCGCTGACCGCCGACGGGCCGAGCGGCGCGGACGCGCTGCGCGGGCTCGCGATCGGCAACACGATCGGGATGACGGTCGCCGGGGTGGTGCTCCTGGTCGCGGTGCGTCGGTCCGCCGGGCCCGCCGCACTGGCCGGCGTACCCCGCACGCTCCTCGTCGCGGGCGCCAGCGCCGCGCTGGGCGCGCTCGGCGGACGCTGGGTCGTGGACTCCGTGCTCGACCTCACCGGCAGCAACGCCGCCTCCGCGATCGTGTCGGCGCTCGGGGGAGCGGCGCTCAGCGTGCTCGTCGTCGTGGCCGCGACCTGGTTCGCCGACCGCACGACGATCCTCGGCGCGCTCGCCGCGGACCGCCCCGGCACGCGCGGCCAGACCGGCCCCGGTGCCCGCCGTGGCTGA
- a CDS encoding ATP-binding cassette domain-containing protein, whose product MDYAIRAQGLVKRYGAVTALDGVDITVPVGTVLGLLGPNGAGKTTVVRILSTLLRPDSGSAEVAGVDVLAQPSDVRRKIGLSGQYAAVDEYLTGYENLDMIGRLYHLGRAASRVRARELLAQFRLEDAADRPARTYSGGMRRRLDLAGALVAAPPVLFLDEPTTGLDPRGRTEMWEVIQTLVSGGTTLLLTTQYLEEADLLADEIVVIDHGRIIAQGTSDELKRQVGGERLDVTVADGSQLERMRALLEPLGTGSATFDEQRRTFLIPVTGGVGVLTEALRQLDAAGIAVDDIGLRRPTLDDVFLSLTGHDTVEAPVPGAADGRRQRREKESTR is encoded by the coding sequence ATGGACTACGCGATCAGGGCACAGGGGTTGGTCAAGCGCTACGGGGCGGTCACCGCGCTCGACGGCGTCGACATCACGGTGCCGGTCGGCACCGTTCTCGGGCTGCTCGGGCCGAACGGCGCGGGCAAGACCACGGTCGTGCGCATCCTGTCGACGCTGCTTCGCCCGGACAGCGGCAGCGCCGAGGTCGCGGGCGTCGACGTGCTCGCCCAGCCGTCCGACGTGCGGCGCAAGATCGGCCTGTCCGGCCAGTACGCAGCCGTCGACGAGTACCTCACGGGGTACGAGAACCTCGACATGATCGGTCGGCTGTACCACCTCGGGCGCGCGGCGAGCCGGGTGCGCGCGCGCGAGCTGCTGGCCCAGTTCCGCCTCGAGGACGCGGCCGACCGGCCGGCGCGCACGTACTCGGGCGGCATGCGCCGGCGCCTCGACCTCGCGGGGGCGCTCGTGGCCGCACCGCCCGTGCTCTTCCTAGACGAGCCCACGACCGGGCTCGACCCGCGCGGCCGGACCGAGATGTGGGAGGTCATCCAGACGCTGGTCTCCGGCGGCACGACGCTGCTGCTCACGACGCAGTACCTCGAGGAGGCCGACCTCCTCGCGGACGAGATCGTCGTCATCGACCACGGCCGCATCATCGCGCAGGGCACCTCGGACGAGCTCAAGAGGCAGGTGGGCGGCGAGCGTCTCGATGTCACGGTCGCGGACGGCAGCCAGCTCGAACGGATGCGGGCGCTGCTCGAACCGCTCGGCACCGGTTCGGCGACGTTCGACGAACAGCGGCGCACGTTCCTGATCCCCGTGACGGGCGGCGTCGGGGTGTTGACCGAGGCGCTTCGCCAGCTCGACGCCGCAGGGATCGCGGTGGACGACATCGGCCTGCGTCGGCCGACGCTCGACGACGTCTTCCTCAGCCTCACCGGCCACGACACGGTCGAGGCACCCGTCCCGGGCGCCGCCGACGGCAGACGGCAGCGCCGAGAGAAGGAGTCGACCCGATGA
- a CDS encoding ABC transporter permease, with product MRVPYAIADANVVAKRNIIKIKRVPDLLVFTTLSPIMFVLLFAYVFGGAIAIGGESGGAAYREYLIAGIFAQTVVFGATITGAGLAEDVKKGIIDRFRSLPMAPSAVLTGRTLSDVVNNVIVLIVMSLTGLLVGWRIRGSFLEALGGYAILLVFAYAISWVFAWVGMLVPSPEVVNNASFIIIFPITFVANTFVPLESLPSALQTFAEWNPVSTVTQAARELFGNIPPGTPEPTAWPLENPVLYTLIWSVVILAIFIPIANAQYRVSTSR from the coding sequence ATGAGAGTCCCCTACGCGATCGCCGACGCGAACGTCGTCGCGAAGCGCAACATCATCAAGATCAAGCGCGTGCCCGACCTCCTGGTGTTCACGACCCTGTCGCCGATCATGTTCGTGCTGCTGTTCGCCTACGTGTTCGGGGGCGCGATCGCGATCGGCGGCGAGAGCGGCGGCGCGGCCTACCGGGAGTACCTCATCGCCGGCATCTTCGCGCAGACGGTCGTGTTCGGCGCGACGATCACCGGCGCCGGCCTCGCCGAGGACGTGAAGAAGGGCATCATCGACCGGTTCCGGTCCCTGCCGATGGCGCCGTCGGCGGTGCTCACCGGCCGCACGCTCTCGGACGTCGTGAACAACGTGATCGTGCTCATCGTGATGTCGCTGACCGGCCTGCTCGTCGGCTGGCGCATCCGGGGCTCGTTCCTCGAGGCGCTCGGCGGGTACGCGATCCTGCTCGTGTTCGCCTACGCCATCTCATGGGTGTTCGCCTGGGTGGGGATGCTCGTGCCGAGCCCCGAGGTCGTCAACAACGCGTCGTTCATCATCATCTTCCCGATCACGTTCGTCGCGAACACCTTCGTCCCGCTCGAGAGCCTGCCGTCGGCGTTGCAGACGTTCGCCGAGTGGAATCCGGTCTCGACCGTGACGCAGGCCGCGCGCGAGCTGTTCGGGAACATCCCGCCGGGCACGCCCGAGCCGACCGCCTGGCCGCTGGAGAACCCGGTGCTCTACACGCTGATCTGGTCGGTCGTGATCCTCGCGATCTTCATCCCGATCGCGAACGCGCAGTACCGGGTGTCGACGAGTCGCTGA
- a CDS encoding ABC transporter permease — translation MSTEPAMSPTPPTTPAPRAEGRAGGAAPAWRRVAAQGAFEARLVLRNGEQLLVILILPALLLVTLARTSLVEIELAGGTRIDAVVPGILTLAVMSTAFTSQAIATSFDRRNGVLRLLATTPLGRGGLLAGKVLAVLAVEAVQVVLLGGVALALGWSPPASGLAPALLAIGLGTAAFTAFALLLAGVLRAEAVLAVANLVLVLLAVGGGALIPADQLPGALADLAPLLPSGALGVALRGALHDGALPLGATLVLAAWTAALGGAAGRLFRWS, via the coding sequence ATGAGCACGGAGCCTGCGATGAGCCCGACCCCGCCGACGACCCCCGCGCCGCGCGCCGAGGGACGAGCCGGTGGCGCCGCGCCCGCGTGGCGCCGCGTGGCGGCCCAAGGCGCCTTCGAGGCGCGGCTGGTGCTGCGCAACGGCGAGCAGCTGCTGGTCATCCTGATCCTGCCGGCGCTGCTCCTGGTGACGCTCGCGCGGACGTCGCTCGTCGAGATCGAGCTCGCCGGCGGCACCCGGATCGACGCGGTCGTGCCCGGCATCCTGACGCTCGCCGTGATGTCCACCGCCTTCACGTCGCAGGCCATCGCGACCAGCTTCGACCGGCGCAACGGGGTGCTCCGCCTCCTGGCCACGACGCCACTCGGGCGCGGCGGGCTGCTCGCGGGCAAGGTCCTCGCCGTGCTGGCGGTGGAGGCCGTCCAGGTGGTGCTGCTCGGCGGGGTCGCGCTCGCCCTCGGCTGGTCCCCGCCTGCGTCGGGGCTCGCGCCGGCCCTGCTCGCGATCGGGCTCGGCACGGCCGCATTCACCGCGTTCGCCCTGCTGCTCGCGGGCGTGCTGCGCGCCGAGGCCGTGCTCGCCGTCGCCAACCTCGTGCTGGTCCTGCTCGCCGTCGGCGGCGGCGCGCTCATCCCGGCCGACCAGCTGCCGGGGGCGCTCGCCGACCTCGCGCCGCTGCTGCCGTCGGGCGCGCTCGGGGTTGCGCTGCGCGGCGCGCTGCACGACGGCGCGCTCCCGCTCGGCGCGACCCTCGTGCTCGCCGCCTGGACCGCCGCACTCGGCGGGGCGGCCGGCCGGCTGTTCCGGTGGAGCTGA
- a CDS encoding copper transporter — protein sequence MIDFRYHIVSLISVFIALAVGIALGAGPLKEAIGDTLTGQVQALRSDRDALRADLTAAEGAQAEQRSYLEAAGPTLVSGALTDRRVAVISLPGADSDDVAAVEAQLAEAGATVSGRVSVTDNWTDPSLRSFRQALAGNLVPYVLPAPAEDAGTEVELAEALAEGLTGADPAAPDSQSESAGLIIELLANADSALITVADEITAPADAIVIVTGAPADEDSTSAPVEDVVAAQVAIADAAQNRTEGAVVATADVTSGDLVSTIANTEELASSLSTVSGMDQVTGQLSVPLALNARIGGTVGHFGFGDNESPFPERTTLGPVDRTPAQAEADPASVDGAGVTG from the coding sequence GTGATCGACTTCCGCTACCACATCGTCTCCCTGATCTCGGTGTTCATCGCCCTGGCCGTCGGCATCGCGCTCGGCGCCGGGCCCCTCAAGGAGGCGATCGGCGACACGCTGACGGGCCAGGTCCAGGCGCTGCGCTCCGACCGGGACGCCCTGCGCGCCGACCTGACGGCCGCCGAGGGCGCACAGGCCGAGCAGCGCAGCTACCTCGAGGCCGCTGGCCCGACGCTCGTGTCGGGTGCGCTCACCGATCGCCGGGTCGCGGTGATCTCGCTCCCGGGCGCGGACTCCGACGACGTCGCGGCCGTCGAGGCGCAGCTCGCCGAGGCCGGCGCGACCGTCAGCGGGCGCGTCAGCGTGACCGACAACTGGACCGACCCCAGCCTGCGCAGCTTCCGCCAGGCGCTCGCCGGCAACCTGGTGCCCTACGTGCTGCCCGCGCCCGCCGAGGACGCCGGGACCGAGGTCGAGCTCGCCGAGGCGCTGGCCGAGGGCCTCACGGGCGCCGACCCGGCCGCGCCGGATTCGCAGTCGGAGTCGGCCGGCCTCATCATCGAGCTGCTCGCCAACGCGGACAGCGCGCTGATCACGGTCGCGGACGAGATCACGGCGCCCGCCGACGCGATCGTCATCGTGACCGGCGCCCCGGCGGACGAGGACTCGACCTCTGCCCCCGTCGAAGACGTCGTCGCCGCCCAGGTCGCGATCGCCGACGCCGCGCAGAACCGCACCGAGGGCGCTGTCGTCGCGACGGCCGACGTCACCTCGGGCGACCTGGTCTCGACGATCGCGAACACCGAAGAGCTGGCGTCGAGCCTGAGCACGGTCAGCGGCATGGACCAGGTGACCGGGCAGCTGTCCGTGCCGCTCGCGCTGAACGCGCGCATCGGCGGGACGGTCGGGCACTTCGGCTTCGGCGACAACGAGTCGCCGTTCCCCGAGCGCACGACGCTCGGACCGGTCGACCGCACCCCGGCCCAGGCCGAGGCCGACCCGGCGTCGGTGGACGGGGCGGGGGTCACCGGTTGA
- a CDS encoding COX15/CtaA family protein has product MRSSPTTPASDPATSQDAGPPPAPGVAGRGAAGRLARAATRWSRPLLVANLVAQMALVVTGGAVRLTGSGLGCSTWPQCEPGSFTPALHEATSIHPFIEFGNRTLTGVLGIIVIAVALAVCTDRSRARGYRAFGVVPLVGVVLQAVVGGMSVLLDLNPAVVGVHLLISMSLVAASAVLLYRHGEGDGPVRWLVPAREVWLARALAGVAAVVLALGVVVTGSGPHGGDDEVAFRFAVDPVLVARAHSLAVWVFVALLVTLLVALVRGGAPLRARRAAYLLLAITLAQGAIGYAQYFTGLPEVLVGLHMLGAALLTASTAQTVMTLRRR; this is encoded by the coding sequence GTGCGAAGCAGCCCCACGACCCCCGCCAGCGACCCCGCCACGAGCCAGGACGCCGGTCCCCCGCCAGCGCCGGGCGTGGCGGGTCGCGGGGCGGCGGGACGGCTCGCCCGCGCAGCCACCCGGTGGTCTCGACCGCTCCTCGTCGCCAACCTCGTGGCCCAGATGGCCCTTGTCGTGACGGGCGGCGCCGTCCGGCTGACCGGTTCGGGGCTCGGCTGCTCCACGTGGCCGCAGTGCGAGCCGGGCTCGTTCACGCCCGCCCTGCACGAGGCGACCTCCATCCATCCGTTCATCGAGTTCGGCAACCGGACGCTCACCGGCGTGCTGGGCATCATCGTCATCGCCGTCGCGCTCGCCGTGTGCACCGACCGCAGCCGTGCCCGCGGCTACCGCGCGTTCGGCGTCGTCCCGCTGGTCGGGGTGGTGCTGCAGGCCGTCGTCGGCGGGATGAGCGTGCTGCTCGACCTGAACCCCGCGGTCGTCGGCGTCCACCTGCTGATCTCGATGTCGCTGGTCGCGGCGTCGGCCGTGCTGCTGTACCGCCACGGTGAGGGCGACGGCCCGGTGCGCTGGCTCGTGCCCGCGCGCGAGGTGTGGCTCGCGCGCGCGCTCGCGGGCGTCGCGGCGGTCGTGCTGGCGCTCGGCGTCGTCGTCACCGGCTCGGGGCCGCACGGCGGCGACGACGAGGTGGCGTTCCGCTTCGCCGTCGACCCGGTGCTCGTCGCCCGGGCGCACTCGCTCGCGGTGTGGGTGTTCGTCGCCCTGCTCGTGACGCTGCTCGTGGCCCTCGTGCGCGGGGGCGCCCCGCTGCGCGCTCGGCGCGCGGCCTACCTCCTGCTGGCGATCACGCTCGCGCAGGGCGCGATCGGGTACGCCCAGTACTTCACCGGCCTGCCGGAGGTGCTCGTCGGGCTGCACATGCTCGGCGCGGCGCTGCTGACGGCCTCGACCGCGCAGACGGTCATGACGTTGCGGCGTCGCTGA
- a CDS encoding glycosyltransferase family 4 protein — protein MAEAVAAQRVVQVLGSSAGGVARHVAQIAEALSEPGPAGPGSVVRVAGPAGLAADVAAGERVAFVSVPITARPRLGDLAVVTRLRGLARGADVLHAHGLRAGAFAVLAARSLRPTGRPRVVVTLHNLPVGGRGVRAVSAVLERIVARGADAVLGVSADLVDRARVLGATTVERALVPAPQRPLPAAGAAAVRVGLGIGADTALVVTVGRLAPQKGLDTLLDAATLLGSDLRAADLRAADRAADLRAADRAADQRAADRAADQAAGGPSEPEIGAGAAVTRAVVWVVAGDGPLHDHLAARIASLGAPVRLLGRRTDVPDLFAAADVVVSTAVWEGQPISVQEALQLGAPVVATDAGGTREVTGTDGAVLVPVGDAIAISTAIAELLADAGARAALSAHARARAAALPDLADVVGQLHRVYGSRTPVHPVE, from the coding sequence GTGGCTGAGGCAGTCGCCGCCCAGCGCGTCGTCCAGGTGCTCGGGTCGAGCGCCGGCGGCGTCGCGCGGCACGTGGCCCAGATCGCCGAGGCGCTGAGCGAGCCAGGCCCCGCCGGCCCGGGCTCGGTCGTCCGGGTCGCGGGCCCCGCCGGGCTCGCCGCCGACGTCGCGGCCGGAGAGCGGGTCGCCTTCGTGTCCGTGCCGATCACCGCACGGCCCCGGCTCGGCGACCTGGCGGTCGTCACCCGCCTGCGCGGCCTGGCCCGCGGCGCCGACGTGCTGCACGCCCACGGCCTCCGCGCCGGCGCGTTCGCGGTGCTCGCGGCCCGCTCGCTGCGCCCGACCGGGCGCCCCCGGGTCGTCGTCACGTTGCACAACCTCCCGGTCGGGGGGCGCGGCGTGCGCGCGGTCTCGGCGGTGCTCGAGCGCATCGTCGCCCGCGGCGCGGACGCCGTCCTGGGCGTCTCGGCCGACCTCGTCGACCGCGCCCGGGTCCTGGGCGCCACGACGGTCGAACGGGCACTCGTGCCCGCCCCCCAACGCCCCCTGCCGGCCGCCGGCGCGGCCGCTGTCCGCGTCGGCCTGGGGATCGGCGCCGACACCGCGCTCGTGGTCACCGTCGGGCGCCTCGCGCCGCAGAAGGGCCTCGACACGCTGCTCGACGCCGCGACGCTGCTCGGGTCGGACCTGCGTGCGGCCGACCTGCGCGCCGCGGACCGGGCCGCCGACCTGCGCGCCGCGGACCGGGCCGCCGACCAGCGCGCCGCGGACCGGGCCGCCGACCAGGCTGCGGGCGGCCCGAGCGAGCCGGAGATCGGTGCCGGCGCCGCAGTGACCCGCGCCGTCGTGTGGGTCGTCGCGGGCGACGGACCCCTGCATGATCACCTCGCCGCGCGCATCGCATCCCTCGGCGCGCCGGTCCGCCTGCTCGGGCGGCGCACGGACGTGCCCGACCTGTTCGCCGCGGCCGACGTCGTCGTCAGCACCGCGGTGTGGGAGGGCCAGCCGATCAGCGTCCAGGAGGCGCTCCAGCTCGGCGCGCCGGTCGTCGCTACGGACGCGGGCGGGACGCGCGAGGTCACGGGCACCGACGGCGCCGTCCTGGTGCCGGTGGGCGACGCGATCGCGATCTCGACCGCGATCGCCGAGCTGCTCGCCGATGCCGGCGCGCGGGCCGCGCTGTCCGCCCACGCCCGCGCCCGCGCGGCGGCGCTGCCCGACCTGGCCGACGTCGTCGGCCAGTTGCACCGGGTCTACGGCTCACGCACGCCCGTTCATCCGGTAGAGTGA